Proteins found in one Pongo pygmaeus isolate AG05252 chromosome 8, NHGRI_mPonPyg2-v2.0_pri, whole genome shotgun sequence genomic segment:
- the POLL gene encoding DNA polymerase lambda isoform X4, producing MDPRGILKAFPKRKKIHADASSKVLAKIPRREEGEETEEWLSSLRAHVVRTGIGRARAELFEEQIIQHGGQLCPAQGPGVTHIVVDEGMDYERALRLLRLPQLPPGAQLVKSAWLSLCLQERRLVDVAGFSIFIPSRYLDQPQPSKAEQDASIPPGTHEALLQTALSPPPPPQKAKEAPNTQAQPISDDEASDGEETQVSAADLEALISGHYPTSLEGDCEPSPAPAVLDKWVCAQPSSQKATNHNLHITEKLEVLAKAYGVQGDKWRALGYAKAINALKSFHKPVTSYQEACSIPGIGKRMAEKIIEILESGHLRKLDHISESVPVLELFSNIWGAGTKTAQMWYQQGFRSLEDIRSQASLTTQQAIGLKHYSDFLERMPREEATEIEQTRDNPSADSCCLSSLPTKKGCGSRKQPRPLTPGCCVWHVVHTDGERRPVVMSTCSSLTQMAGPTGVSSAASLTVFGSKQSPLLGQGSSQMTW from the exons ATGGATCCCAGGGGTATCTTGAAGGCATTTCCCAAGCGGAAGAAAATTCATGCTGATGCATCATCAAAAGTACTTGCAAAGATTcccaggagggaagagggagaagaaacaGAAG AGTGGCTGAGCTCCCTTCGGGCCCATGTTGTGCGCACTGGCATTGGACGAGCCCGGGCAGAACTCTTTGAGGAGCAGATTATTCAGCATGGTGgccagctatgccctgcccaggGCCCAGGTGTCACTCACATTGTGGTGGATGAAGGCATGGACTATGAGCGAGCCCTCCGCCTTCTCAGACTACCCCAGCTGCCCCCAGGTGCTCAGCTGGTGAAGTCAGCCTGGCTGAGCTTGTGCCTTCAGGAGAGGAGACTGGTGGATGTAGCTGGATTCAGCATCTTCATCCCCAGTAG GTACTTGGACCAGCCACAGCCCAGCAAGGCAGAGCAGGATGCTTCTATTCCTCCTGGCACCCATGAGGCCCTGCTTCAGAcagccctttctcctcctcctcctccccaaaaGGCAAAAGAGGCACCAAACACCCAAGCCCAG CCCATCTCTGATGATGAAGCCAGTGATGGGGAAGAAACCCAGGTTAGCGCAGCTGATCTGGAAGCCCTCATCAGTGGCCACTACCCCACCTCCCTTGAGGGAGATTGTGAGCCTAGCCCAGCCCCTGCGGTCCTGGATAAGTGGGTCTGTGCACAGCCCTCAAGCCAGAAGGCGACCAACCACAACCTCCATATCACAGAGaagctggaagttctggccaaagcCTACGGTGTTCAGGGAGACAAGTGGAGGGCCCTGGGCTATGCCAAGGCCATCAATGCCCTCAAGAGCTTCCATAAGCCTGTCACCTCGTACCAG gAGGCCTGCAGTATCCCTGGGATTGGGAAGCGGATGGCTGAGAAAATCATAGAGATCCTGGAGAGCGGGCATCTGCGGAAGCTGGACCATATCAGTGAGAGCGTGCCTGTCTTGGAGCTCTTCTCCAACATCTGGGGAGCTGGGACCAAGACTGCCCAGATGTGGTACCAACAG GGCTTCCGAAGTCTGGAAGACATCCGCAGCCAGGCCTCCCTGACAACCCAGCAGGCCATCGGCCTGAAGCATTACAGTGACTTCCTGGAACGTATGCCCAGGGAGGAGGCTACAGAGATTGAGCAGACA AGGGACAATCCTTCAGCTGACAGTTGCTGTCTCAGCTCCCTCCCCACCAAGAAAGGATGTGG GTCCAGAAAGCAGCCCAGGCCTTTAACTCCGGGCTGCTGTGTGTGGCATGTGGTTCATACCGACGGGGAAAGGCGACCTGTGGTGATGTCGACGTGCTCATCACTCACCCAGATGGCCGGTCCCACCGGGGTATCTTCAGCCGCCTCCTTGACAGTCTTCGGCAGCAAG caGTCCCCTCTGTTGGGCCAGGGTTCCTCACAGATGACTTGGTGA
- the POLL gene encoding DNA polymerase lambda isoform X6: MDPRGILKAFPKRKKIHADASSKVLAKIPRREEGEETEEWLSSLRAHVVRTGIGRARAELFEEQIIQHGGQLCPAQGPGVTHIVVDEGMDYERALRLLRLPQLPPGAQLVKSAWLSLCLQERRLVDVAGFSIFIPSRYLDQPQPSKAEQDASIPPGTHEALLQTALSPPPPPQKAKEAPNTQAQPISDDEASDGEETQVSAADLEALISGHYPTSLEGDCEPSPAPAVLDKWVCAQPSSQKATNHNLHITEKLEVLAKAYGVQGDKWRALGYAKAINALKSFHKPVTSYQEACSIPGIGKRMAEKIIEILESGHLRKLDHISESVPVLELFSNIWGAGTKTAQMWYQQGFRSLEDIRSQASLTTQQAIGLKHYSDFLERMPREEATEIEQTRDNPSADSCCLSSLPTKKGCGSRKQPRPLTPGCCVWHVVHTDGERRPVVMSTCSSLTQMAGPTGVSSAASLTVFGSKGSSQMTW; the protein is encoded by the exons ATGGATCCCAGGGGTATCTTGAAGGCATTTCCCAAGCGGAAGAAAATTCATGCTGATGCATCATCAAAAGTACTTGCAAAGATTcccaggagggaagagggagaagaaacaGAAG AGTGGCTGAGCTCCCTTCGGGCCCATGTTGTGCGCACTGGCATTGGACGAGCCCGGGCAGAACTCTTTGAGGAGCAGATTATTCAGCATGGTGgccagctatgccctgcccaggGCCCAGGTGTCACTCACATTGTGGTGGATGAAGGCATGGACTATGAGCGAGCCCTCCGCCTTCTCAGACTACCCCAGCTGCCCCCAGGTGCTCAGCTGGTGAAGTCAGCCTGGCTGAGCTTGTGCCTTCAGGAGAGGAGACTGGTGGATGTAGCTGGATTCAGCATCTTCATCCCCAGTAG GTACTTGGACCAGCCACAGCCCAGCAAGGCAGAGCAGGATGCTTCTATTCCTCCTGGCACCCATGAGGCCCTGCTTCAGAcagccctttctcctcctcctcctccccaaaaGGCAAAAGAGGCACCAAACACCCAAGCCCAG CCCATCTCTGATGATGAAGCCAGTGATGGGGAAGAAACCCAGGTTAGCGCAGCTGATCTGGAAGCCCTCATCAGTGGCCACTACCCCACCTCCCTTGAGGGAGATTGTGAGCCTAGCCCAGCCCCTGCGGTCCTGGATAAGTGGGTCTGTGCACAGCCCTCAAGCCAGAAGGCGACCAACCACAACCTCCATATCACAGAGaagctggaagttctggccaaagcCTACGGTGTTCAGGGAGACAAGTGGAGGGCCCTGGGCTATGCCAAGGCCATCAATGCCCTCAAGAGCTTCCATAAGCCTGTCACCTCGTACCAG gAGGCCTGCAGTATCCCTGGGATTGGGAAGCGGATGGCTGAGAAAATCATAGAGATCCTGGAGAGCGGGCATCTGCGGAAGCTGGACCATATCAGTGAGAGCGTGCCTGTCTTGGAGCTCTTCTCCAACATCTGGGGAGCTGGGACCAAGACTGCCCAGATGTGGTACCAACAG GGCTTCCGAAGTCTGGAAGACATCCGCAGCCAGGCCTCCCTGACAACCCAGCAGGCCATCGGCCTGAAGCATTACAGTGACTTCCTGGAACGTATGCCCAGGGAGGAGGCTACAGAGATTGAGCAGACA AGGGACAATCCTTCAGCTGACAGTTGCTGTCTCAGCTCCCTCCCCACCAAGAAAGGATGTGG GTCCAGAAAGCAGCCCAGGCCTTTAACTCCGGGCTGCTGTGTGTGGCATGTGGTTCATACCGACGGGGAAAGGCGACCTGTGGTGATGTCGACGTGCTCATCACTCACCCAGATGGCCGGTCCCACCGGGGTATCTTCAGCCGCCTCCTTGACAGTCTTCGGCAGCAAG GGTTCCTCACAGATGACTTGGTGA